Proteins encoded in a region of the Nicotiana tomentosiformis chromosome 9, ASM39032v3, whole genome shotgun sequence genome:
- the LOC104111507 gene encoding probable F-box protein At4g22030 encodes MKEQDVINGYTAITTCNRIEQQLSPSIKSDVNNSPDPVNIAKLYAIKEAIADRVEMHKNIGEQRSQWNNMLLTSINIITLAAATMTAIATTSASPFLGLKISSTLLYLAATVMLVIMNKLQPSQLAEEQRIATRLFQHLLHQIDTTLSIGHPMTSDVQEAMDNILALDKAYPLPILGTMLDKFPSSVEPSVWWPQQRRRQVKKINQNINDWNGWNGKLEEEMREIMGILGKKDQEEYIRLGQKALKLNKILAICGPLLTGLGAIGSAFVGSWAAVVGTVAGALATIVNTIQHGGQVGMVFEMYRNNAGFFKYMQENIEFNLMEKDVERRENGEVFELKVALKLGRSLLEVRNLANASSWKGEQLNEFASKLF; translated from the coding sequence ATGAAGGAACAGGACGTGATAAATGGTTACACAGCTATAACTACTTGTAATCGAATCGAGCAACAACTTAGCCCATCAATAAAATCTGATGTCAATAATAGTCCTGATCCAGTAAATATCGCAAAACTTTACGCAATTAAAGAGGCTATTGCAGATAGAGTGGAGATGCATAAGAATATTGGAGAGCAGAGAAGCCAGTGGAACAACATGCTTTtgacatcaattaatatcataaCTTTAGCAGCTGCTACAATGACTGCAATTGCAACTACTAGTGCTAGTCCATTTTTGGGACTCAAAATTTCTTCCACTTTATTGTACTTGGCTGCTACTGTAATGTTGGTGATCATGAATAAATTACAACCATCCCAGCTTGCTGAAGAACAACGAATCGCAACTAGATTGTTCCAACATCTCCTTCACCAAATCGACACAACTTTATCAATCGGTCACCCTATGACTAGTGATGTTCAGGAAGCTATGGATAATATCTTGGCTCTTGACAAAGCCTACCCTCTTCCTATCCTCGGTACAATGCTCGATAAATTTCCATCTTCTGTCGAGCCTTCTGTATGGTGGCCTCAACAACGACGAAGACAAGTCAAGAAGATTAATCAAAATATAAACGATTGGAATGGTTGGAATGGGAAATTGGAAGAGGAAATGAGAGAAATAATGGGAATTTTGGGAAAAAAAGACCAAGAAGAATATATTAGGCTAGGGCAAAAAGCCTTGAAATTGAACAAGATTTTAGCCATTTGTGGTCCTTTACTAACAGGGCTAGGAGCCATTGGCTCTGCTTTTGTGGGATCTTGGGCAGCTGTGGTTGGAACTGTGGCGGGGGCGTTGGCGACTATCGTTAACACAATTCAACATGGTGGACAAGTTGGAATGGTTTTTGAGATGTATAGGAATAATGCAGGTTTTTTCAAGTATATGCAAGAAAATATTGAATTTAATTTGATGGAAAAAGATgttgagagaagggaaaatggtGAAGTGTTTGAATTGAAGGTAGCTTTGAAGTTAGGTAGGAGCTTATTAGAAGTAAGGAATCTTGCTAATGCTTCTTCTTGGAAAGGAGAACAGCTAAATGAATTTGCAAGCAAGCTTTTTTAG